The genomic stretch TCTCTTGCTTTTTCAAGCAAACCCTCTAAATCTCCCATACCAAGAAGCTTACCTACAAAACGTTCAGGAACAAAAGTTTCAAGATCATCAATTTTCTCCCCGACACCAATAAATTTTACTTTAGCACCAGTAATAGAACAAGCAATTAACGAGCCACCACCTTTAGCAGTACCTTCAAGTTTAGTAATAACAACACCTGACACATTACATGTTTCATGAAATGCTGCAGCTTGTTTTTCTGCTGCTTGACCCACATCACCACCAATAACTAATAATCTTTCATCAGCTTGAACTTCAGTTGCGATATGATTAAGTTCTTCAATAAGCTCATCAGACAATGCATCTCTTCCTGCAGTATCTATAATTACAATATCAAATTTGTTAAGTTCTTCTTCAAACTCTTTAAAAATATCAACAGGATTTTTGGCTTTGGGATTTCCAAAAACAGGAACTTCGATTTGCGCACCTAATTGTTGAAGTTGAATGAATGCTGCGGGACGCCAGGTATCTGTTGATACAAGTGCAACTTTATGTCCTCGTTTTTTGTAATATTTTGCAAGCTTACCAGAAGTTGTCGTCTTACCATGACCAAATAAACCAACCAACATAATTCTTGTTGGTTTTTTAGAAACATCAATTTTGGATTCTTTTTCACCAAGAAATTTTACTAACTCTTCATACACTATTTTTATTAAAAATTCTTTTTTTGTTAAACCGGCAGGAGGTTCATCTTTTAAAATTCTTTTTTTGATCTCTTTTGTTAATTCAAAAACCATTCGAACATTAACATCAGATTGTAAAAGAGCCCGCTGAATATCTTTAACTAATTCATTAACTAGTTTTTCATCTACAAATAATGCACCTGAAATCTTAGATAATGTATCCTTTAATGATGAACCGAGTTTTTCTAATACCATTTTTTCCTTAATTTTGCTTAAACAAACTTAAATTTTTATTAAAAGGTTATATGTTCGGCTTAGTTAACAATTTCGAACAATTGTACTGCCAAGTTATTAATTTATTAATAAAAGTATTAAAAATTAATGTTATTTATAAAGATTATCAATTATAATGTATTTTAGATTATTTTAAAATATACTATATAAATAAGGTTAGATAAGGTTAAACAATGATACCCAACA from Candidatus Woesearchaeota archaeon encodes the following:
- the ffh gene encoding signal recognition particle protein, with amino-acid sequence MVLEKLGSSLKDTLSKISGALFVDEKLVNELVKDIQRALLQSDVNVRMVFELTKEIKKRILKDEPPAGLTKKEFLIKIVYEELVKFLGEKESKIDVSKKPTRIMLVGLFGHGKTTTSGKLAKYYKKRGHKVALVSTDTWRPAAFIQLQQLGAQIEVPVFGNPKAKNPVDIFKEFEEELNKFDIVIIDTAGRDALSDELIEELNHIATEVQADERLLVIGGDVGQAAEKQAAAFHETCNVSGVVITKLEGTAKGGGSLIACSITGAKVKFIGVGEKIDDLETFVPERFVGKLLGMGDLEGLLEKAREAISEEDAQDMGKKLIKGDFNLIDLYEQMSAMSKMGPLGKIVDMIPGFGGLKIPKDMLKGQEEKLKVWKHMMNSMTKKELEDPENVMTPSRIDRIATGSGKTISDVRELIKQYRQSKKMIKSFAGKSGSPEQMQKMMQRGGIGGLMGGMKGMGRGKRKTYR